Proteins co-encoded in one Epinephelus moara isolate mb chromosome 13, YSFRI_EMoa_1.0, whole genome shotgun sequence genomic window:
- the pth3r gene encoding parathyroid hormone 3 receptor isoform X1 encodes MLSAQGTGVLALFHSVIIVTALIDSDDVITRDEQIYVLIGAHAKCERNIQAQVSLLKEGDCIPEWDGIICWPRSRAGQLVSVLCPEYIYDFNHRGRAYRHCDVSGNWVQVPSINRTWANYTECTTYLTSNHRSQEEKVFERLHLMYTVGYSISLASLLVAVSILCYFKRLHCTRNYIHIHLFTSFICRAVSIFVKDAVLYSITDDREAEPEFTAQKPHMAGCKVAVTLFFYFLATNHYWILVEGLYLHSLIFMAFLSDKNYLWALTIIGWGVPAVFVSVWVSARASLADTQCWDLSAGNLKWIYQVPILAAIVVNFLLFVNIIRVLASKLWETNTGKLDPRQQYRKLLKSTLVLMPLFGVHYMVFMALPYTEVTGLLWQVQMHYEMFFNSSQGFFVAFIYCFCNGEVQAELKKAWLRRSLALDLKQKARMTSSGGGGSCYYGGMMSHTTTHSVSLSSANSRALSLTGGVVGSGGAAGGGSGVRLPRHGSLHSQTNLPGYVPGDTETSGVFVRHTRASKVNHETRSHGASPAQTPGEEDSRLSLKELETIL; translated from the exons ATGTTGTCTGCACAGGGAACTGGTGTGTTGGCTCTTTTCCACAGTGTCATAATAGTGACTGCACTG ATAGATTCTGATGACGTCATCACCAGAGATGAGCAGATCTATGTCTTGATTGGTGCTCACGCCAAGTGTGAGAGGAACATCCAGGCACAAGTGTCCCTGCTTAAAG AAGGCGACTGTATCCCAGAGTGGGACGGGATCATCTGCTGGCCGCGGAGCAGAGCGGGTCAGCTGGTGTCAGTGCTGTGTCCAGAGTACATCTACGACTTCAACCACAGAG GGCGAGCCTACCGTCACTGTGACGTGTCAGGGAACTGGGTGCAGGTGCCAAGTATCAACCGCACTTGGGCTAACTACACTGAGTGCACCACATACTTGACCTCCAACCACaggagccaagaggag AAGGTGTTTGAGAGACTCCACCTCATGTACACTGTGGGCTACTCCATTTCTCTAGCGTCGCTGCTGGTGGCCGTCTCCATCCTCTGCTATTTCAA GCGTCTCCACTGCACACGCAACTACATCCACATTCACCTCTTCACCTCCTTCATATGTCGAGCAGTCAGCATTTTTGTGAAGGACGCTGTGCTCTACTCCATAACTGATGACAGAGAGGCTGAGCCTGAGTTCACTGCACAGAAGCCGCACATG GCCGGCTGTAAAGTTGCTGTTACTCTCTTCTTTTATTTCCTGGCCACCAATCACTACTGGATCCTTGTGGAGGGGTTGTACCTACACAGCCTCATCTTCATGGCCTTCCTCTCTGACAAAAACTACCTGTGGGCCCTCACCATCATCGGCTGGG GtgttccagctgtgtttgtgtcggTCTGGGTCAGTGCTCGAGCATCGCTGGCAGACACACA GTGTTGGGACCTCAGTGCAGGAAACCTGAAGTGGATCTATCAAGTTCCCATTCTGGCAGCCATTGTT GTGAACTTCCTCCTCTTCGTCAACATAATACGTGTACTGGCCTCCAAACTGTGGGAAACAAACACTGGTAAATTGGACCCTCGGCAGCAGTATCG GAAGCTGCTCAAGTCCACATTAGTGCTCATGCCCTTGTTTGGAGTTCACTACATGGTGTTCATGGCTCTTCCCTACACTGAGGTCACAGggctgctgtggcaggtgcAAATGCATTATGAGATGTTCTTCAATTCGTCACAG GGCTTTTTTGTGGCATTTATCTACTGTTTCTGCAATGGAGAG GTGCAGGCAGAGCTAAAGAAGGCGTGGTTAAGACGCAGCCTTGCGCTGGACCTCAAACAAAAAGCCAGGATGACCAGCAGCGGCGGCGGAGGCAGCTGTTACTATGGCGGCATGATGTCACACACCACCACCCACAGCGTCAGCTTGTCTAGTGCCAATTCCAGAGCTCTTTCCCTCACTGGAGGTGTGGTGGGTTCTGGTGGTGCTGCCGGTGGAGGGTCAGGGGTCAGGCTGCCGCGCCACGGTTCTCTTCACTCGCAAACCAACCTGCCTGGATACGTGCCCGGTGACACTGAGACCTCCGGAGTTTTTGTCAGGCACACCAGAGCCAGCAAAGTAAATCATGAGACCAGAAGTCATGGAGCATCTCCAGCCCAAACCCCTGGAGAAGAAGACAGTCGCTTATCGCTGAAAGAGCTGGAGACTATCTTGTGA
- the LOC126399686 gene encoding translational activator of cytochrome c oxidase 1, with translation MTGAAVLRALRTLRPRTLAATSGRLPAPVECVLPPASCVLYSPWRTAPVRTLQLCSALCAGHNKWSKVRHIKGPKDEARGKIFMKFAMMIKIAVKEGGSNPDLNINLAHVLEQCRSKNMPKASIDAAIKSAEKTKPASQHIFGARGPGGCLLLIEVLTDNHPRSHQDIKRLLIKNRAALSDGAHHNFSRRGVVVVPGQNVLTERALELAIEAGAEDVQETKDEEEQPVLQFICDMTDLRKVRASLEELGMQITSAGLDYVPRTLLSLDQDQLDAASTLIEALNDYPDVVRVWDNIQTDS, from the exons aTGACGGGGGCGGCGGTGCTTAGAGCTCTCCGGACCCTGCGCCCCCGGACACTGGCCGCGACCTCAGGCAGGTTACCGGCCCCGGTGGAGTGCGTCCTCCCGCCGGCTTCGTGCGTGTTGTACTCGCCTTGGAGGACCGCTCCTGTCAGGACGCTGCAGCTGTGCTCCGCCTTATGTGCCGGTCACAACAAGTGGTCAAAGGTGAGGCACATCAAGGGACCCAAGGATGAGGCGAGGGGCAAGATCTTTATGAAGTTTGCGATGATGATAAAAATAGCTGTGAAAG AGGGTGGATCCAACCCAGACCTGAATATAAACTTAGCCCACGTACTGGAGCAGTGCAGGAGTAAGAACATGCCTAAAGCCTCCATAGATGCTGCTATAAAGAGTGCG GAGAAGACTAAACCGGCATCCCAGCACATATTTGGAGCTCGGGGGCCCGGTGGATGTCTGCTGCTCATTGAGGTCCTGACTGACAACCACCCACGCAGCCACCAGGATATCAAACGCCTGCTTATCAAGAACAG AGCGGCGCTGTCAGACGGAGCCCATCACAACTTCAGCAGgaggggggtggtggtggtgccgGGTCAGAACGTCTTGACGGAGCGAGCTTTGGAGCTGGCCATCGAGGCGGGAGCTGAAGATGTCCAAGAGACCAAGGATGAGGAGGAGCAGCCCGTCCTGCAG TTTATTTGTGACATGACAGACTTGAGGAAAGTGCGAGCCtcactggaggagctggggatgcAGATTACATCTGCTGGGCTGGACTATGTTCCCCGCACCCTCTTGTCTCTGGACCAGGATCAGCTAGATGCTGCTTCAACGCTGATAGAAGCCCTCAATGACTATCCAGACGTAGTCCGAGTATGGGACAACATCCAGACTGACAGCTGA
- the pth3r gene encoding parathyroid hormone 3 receptor isoform X2 — protein MLSAQGTGVLALFHSVIIVTALIDSDDVITRDEQIYVLIGAHAKCERNIQAQVSLLKEGDCIPEWDGIICWPRSRAGQLVSVLCPEYIYDFNHRGRAYRHCDVSGNWVQVPSINRTWANYTECTTYLTSNHRSQEEVFERLHLMYTVGYSISLASLLVAVSILCYFKRLHCTRNYIHIHLFTSFICRAVSIFVKDAVLYSITDDREAEPEFTAQKPHMAGCKVAVTLFFYFLATNHYWILVEGLYLHSLIFMAFLSDKNYLWALTIIGWGVPAVFVSVWVSARASLADTQCWDLSAGNLKWIYQVPILAAIVVNFLLFVNIIRVLASKLWETNTGKLDPRQQYRKLLKSTLVLMPLFGVHYMVFMALPYTEVTGLLWQVQMHYEMFFNSSQGFFVAFIYCFCNGEVQAELKKAWLRRSLALDLKQKARMTSSGGGGSCYYGGMMSHTTTHSVSLSSANSRALSLTGGVVGSGGAAGGGSGVRLPRHGSLHSQTNLPGYVPGDTETSGVFVRHTRASKVNHETRSHGASPAQTPGEEDSRLSLKELETIL, from the exons ATGTTGTCTGCACAGGGAACTGGTGTGTTGGCTCTTTTCCACAGTGTCATAATAGTGACTGCACTG ATAGATTCTGATGACGTCATCACCAGAGATGAGCAGATCTATGTCTTGATTGGTGCTCACGCCAAGTGTGAGAGGAACATCCAGGCACAAGTGTCCCTGCTTAAAG AAGGCGACTGTATCCCAGAGTGGGACGGGATCATCTGCTGGCCGCGGAGCAGAGCGGGTCAGCTGGTGTCAGTGCTGTGTCCAGAGTACATCTACGACTTCAACCACAGAG GGCGAGCCTACCGTCACTGTGACGTGTCAGGGAACTGGGTGCAGGTGCCAAGTATCAACCGCACTTGGGCTAACTACACTGAGTGCACCACATACTTGACCTCCAACCACaggagccaagaggag GTGTTTGAGAGACTCCACCTCATGTACACTGTGGGCTACTCCATTTCTCTAGCGTCGCTGCTGGTGGCCGTCTCCATCCTCTGCTATTTCAA GCGTCTCCACTGCACACGCAACTACATCCACATTCACCTCTTCACCTCCTTCATATGTCGAGCAGTCAGCATTTTTGTGAAGGACGCTGTGCTCTACTCCATAACTGATGACAGAGAGGCTGAGCCTGAGTTCACTGCACAGAAGCCGCACATG GCCGGCTGTAAAGTTGCTGTTACTCTCTTCTTTTATTTCCTGGCCACCAATCACTACTGGATCCTTGTGGAGGGGTTGTACCTACACAGCCTCATCTTCATGGCCTTCCTCTCTGACAAAAACTACCTGTGGGCCCTCACCATCATCGGCTGGG GtgttccagctgtgtttgtgtcggTCTGGGTCAGTGCTCGAGCATCGCTGGCAGACACACA GTGTTGGGACCTCAGTGCAGGAAACCTGAAGTGGATCTATCAAGTTCCCATTCTGGCAGCCATTGTT GTGAACTTCCTCCTCTTCGTCAACATAATACGTGTACTGGCCTCCAAACTGTGGGAAACAAACACTGGTAAATTGGACCCTCGGCAGCAGTATCG GAAGCTGCTCAAGTCCACATTAGTGCTCATGCCCTTGTTTGGAGTTCACTACATGGTGTTCATGGCTCTTCCCTACACTGAGGTCACAGggctgctgtggcaggtgcAAATGCATTATGAGATGTTCTTCAATTCGTCACAG GGCTTTTTTGTGGCATTTATCTACTGTTTCTGCAATGGAGAG GTGCAGGCAGAGCTAAAGAAGGCGTGGTTAAGACGCAGCCTTGCGCTGGACCTCAAACAAAAAGCCAGGATGACCAGCAGCGGCGGCGGAGGCAGCTGTTACTATGGCGGCATGATGTCACACACCACCACCCACAGCGTCAGCTTGTCTAGTGCCAATTCCAGAGCTCTTTCCCTCACTGGAGGTGTGGTGGGTTCTGGTGGTGCTGCCGGTGGAGGGTCAGGGGTCAGGCTGCCGCGCCACGGTTCTCTTCACTCGCAAACCAACCTGCCTGGATACGTGCCCGGTGACACTGAGACCTCCGGAGTTTTTGTCAGGCACACCAGAGCCAGCAAAGTAAATCATGAGACCAGAAGTCATGGAGCATCTCCAGCCCAAACCCCTGGAGAAGAAGACAGTCGCTTATCGCTGAAAGAGCTGGAGACTATCTTGTGA